Genomic segment of Mycolicibacterium psychrotolerans:
TTCAACGGTCTTCTGCACCGCACGGTGGTTGTGCTCAACGACTCTGACGGCCACGCCGACAAGCGCACGAAATCCGTTCTGGCGCAGCAGTTCTCCGGGCACGGCCAACTGGTCGTGGAGGTGCCGTTCGACGGCAATCTCCGACCGGGCGGGGTCATTGACGGCACCCGTGACATGTCTCCCGCCGCCCGGCTCACGTTCCTCGAGATCTGCGCGGCACTGGCCGCACACTTCCCGAACCACCAGCGCTGACCGACGCTCACGGAAATGTCGGACCCCTGTGATTGTGTGGGGTCATGTCACCGACGGCTTCACTCGCCCAAGATGAGCGGCTGTCGGTGCTGTTCGATGAGTTGGGCGAGTTGACGGGTCAGCGCAACGCGATCGACGGGCGCATCGTGGAGATCGTCGCCGAGTTCGACCGTGACGAGTTGTGGGCCGCGGCGGGAGCGAAGTCGGTTGCGGGCCTGGTGGCGTGGAAGGCCGGGGTGTCCCCGTCGCGAGCGGAAACCATTGCCGCCGTAGCGCATCGGCTCAACGAGTTCCCCCGGTGTGTGACCGGGTTGAAAGAAGGCCGGCTGTCGCTGGATCAGGTCGGGGTGATCGCCCAGCGGGCGGCCGAGGGCTCCGATGAGCACTACGCCACGCTGGCCGCCGCAGCGACGGTCACCCAGTTGCGCACCGCTCTCAAGCTCGCCCCCAAACCCTTACCCGAGCCGGAGCCCGAATCCGACACTCAACCCGAAGCGGAGCCCGCGCCGGAGCCGTCGATCAACAAGACCACGGACGACCAGTACACGTACTGGCACATCCGGCTGCCTCATGTGGAGGCAGCGACGTTCGACGCGGCACTTCGCTCACACCAGGACGCGTTGATCGCCGAGTGGAAAGAGCTCGACGAAACGGCCGCCCGCCCGCCGATGCCCACCACCGTCGACGCCTTTCTGCGCCTGGTGGAGACGGGATGGGACGCCGAGGCCGCCCGCCGACCGCACGGGCAGCACACCACCGTGGTCATGCACGTCGATGTGAAGGACAAGGTGGGGTCACTGCATCTCGGTCCGGTCCTCTTGCAGCACGACAGGCAGTACCTGTCGTGTGACGCCACCTGCGAGGTGTGGTTCGAGCGCGACGGACGGCCGATCGGTGCGGGTCGAACCACGCGGACGATCAGCCGGCGGCTGCGACGCGCGCTGGAGCGCCGGGATCTCACCTGTGTGGTCCCCGGTTGCGGCGCCACTCGCGGTCTGCACGCCCACCACCTTCGGCACTGGGAAGACGGCGGGCTCACCGAGCTGATCAATCTCGCTCTGGTCTGTCCCTACCATCACCGGGCCCATCACCGCGGTCTCATCACAATCGTCGGGCCCGCTGATCGGCTCGTCGTCACCGACCACGCCGGCCGGCCGATGACGTCGACATCGCTGGCCCGGCCACCCACACAACCCCCGCCTGACGTCGCCCCGTGCCCCGGGCCGACCGGGGAACGCGCCCGATGGTGGTGGTACGAACCCTTCCAGCCGCCGTCACCCCCCGCGAGGAACTAAGCCTGGCGCAGACTCAGCACCTCACCGACGATCCGTCCGTCGGCGAGCAGCTCCCCCATCTGCCCGGACTGCCGTTCCGACACCTGCCAGGCCGGGTCGTCGCCGTATCGGCGCGCCAGCTCCGCGTCGACCCGGTCGACGCGGTCCTGCCAGTCCCCGGGCATCGCCGGCAGATCGGACGTGCGCAGCCGCGACACCACAGCCAGACCGGCTGCGGCCACCGCGTCGCGCAGCGAATCCGGTGTCGGGAAGTGGTTGCCGTCGGGTCGCTCGTCATCGGTCAGCGGCGTCCGTGCGACGAAGACGAGCAGGCCGATCCGGCCCGGCGGCCGCACCACCCGGCGCAGCTCACTCAGCACGGCGACGTGGTCGGCTGTCGTGCACAACACGCCGAGGCACCACGCCGCGTCGACGGCTGCGTCGGCGAACGGCAGCGCATCGGCACTGCCCTGCACCGTCGGATAGCCGAAAAGCGACCGCGCGGCGCGGCAGGCACCCGCCTCGGGCTCGACCAGCATCGGCGCGACCGGTTTCCGACCGACGGCGTAAGCCGCGGGCCCGCCGACCCCGGCGCCACAGTCCAGCAGCGACTCCCCGTCCCGCAGCTCGAGTTCATCGATCAGCCAGTCGAGGGCGGCCGGATTGCCGCTGCCCCGGCACCCGGCGGGAACGTGATACGACGGCCCCAGGTCGCGGGCCACCGTCGCCGTCCATTCGGCGACGGTGTCGAACTCCGCCGACATCGCGTCACTCACAGCGCTTCCCTCCCCTGCCGGATCCGTCGTCCGACCTCGGCCTTGATCTCGGCTCCGGCCCGGGTTCCCGCCGCCGACGCCAGCCCCGAGACGTTGACGCCGTCGACGCCGTCGACGGCCAGCAGCGCCCGGGCCTCGGCGACCGCGGCATCGATACCCGCCTCGACCGGATCGGGGGCATTCAGGATGCCGTCGACGACGCCCCAGTCGACCGCCAACCCGGGCAGGCCTTGCAGGACAGCCGCCGAGAGCTCGTCGGTGATCACCGCGACGGCCGCCAGTACGGGAATCGCCAGTCCGGCCGCGCGCGCGGCCGCCATGAAGTCGGCCACCACAGCCGGGGCGGACATGTGGTTCAGCACGGCGATGCTCGCACCGGCCCGCTGCTTCTGCACCAGGCGCAGCGGCCGCCCCGAAATTGGCGGCGCCGAGGGTGTTTCGGGTACGGCGGCGGTGACGCCCAGCTCGGCGGCCAGCGCCACCAGGCGCGGACCGTCCAGGTCGAACGTCTGCGTGACATCGGGGCGCACGTCGTAGGCGCGCCCGTCGCCGGTCACGCAGAGCACCGTCCGCACGCCGGTCAGCGCCAGCCCGCGCAGTTCCTGCTCGAGTACCACGCGATTGCGGTCGCGGCAGGACAGCGTGATCCAGGGCTGCACCCCGGCGTCGAGGAGCAGAGAGCCCATCAGCGTGGGCGGAAAATCGGGCCGGTTCTGATGCTCGCCCACCAGCACCGCATCACAGGAGTCGGCCAGCGCACCCGCCGTGGCCGCCAGATCCGCCGCGTCGAACGGAAGGCAGCTGAAGTCGGTGAGGATCAGCGGCGCCGCCACGCGCTG
This window contains:
- a CDS encoding class I SAM-dependent methyltransferase, with the translated sequence MSDAMSAEFDTVAEWTATVARDLGPSYHVPAGCRGSGNPAALDWLIDELELRDGESLLDCGAGVGGPAAYAVGRKPVAPMLVEPEAGACRAARSLFGYPTVQGSADALPFADAAVDAAWCLGVLCTTADHVAVLSELRRVVRPPGRIGLLVFVARTPLTDDERPDGNHFPTPDSLRDAVAAAGLAVVSRLRTSDLPAMPGDWQDRVDRVDAELARRYGDDPAWQVSERQSGQMGELLADGRIVGEVLSLRQA
- a CDS encoding methylenetetrahydrofolate reductase, whose protein sequence is MTAELAGERAAAGCPKHMRFGPCGGVRPDGQCEMRPGPCEFPETVLWDGAPAEAQRVAAPLILTDFSCLPFDAADLAATAGALADSCDAVLVGEHQNRPDFPPTLMGSLLLDAGVQPWITLSCRDRNRVVLEQELRGLALTGVRTVLCVTGDGRAYDVRPDVTQTFDLDGPRLVALAAELGVTAAVPETPSAPPISGRPLRLVQKQRAGASIAVLNHMSAPAVVADFMAAARAAGLAIPVLAAVAVITDELSAAVLQGLPGLAVDWGVVDGILNAPDPVEAGIDAAVAEARALLAVDGVDGVNVSGLASAAGTRAGAEIKAEVGRRIRQGREAL
- a CDS encoding HNH endonuclease signature motif containing protein, yielding MSPTASLAQDERLSVLFDELGELTGQRNAIDGRIVEIVAEFDRDELWAAAGAKSVAGLVAWKAGVSPSRAETIAAVAHRLNEFPRCVTGLKEGRLSLDQVGVIAQRAAEGSDEHYATLAAAATVTQLRTALKLAPKPLPEPEPESDTQPEAEPAPEPSINKTTDDQYTYWHIRLPHVEAATFDAALRSHQDALIAEWKELDETAARPPMPTTVDAFLRLVETGWDAEAARRPHGQHTTVVMHVDVKDKVGSLHLGPVLLQHDRQYLSCDATCEVWFERDGRPIGAGRTTRTISRRLRRALERRDLTCVVPGCGATRGLHAHHLRHWEDGGLTELINLALVCPYHHRAHHRGLITIVGPADRLVVTDHAGRPMTSTSLARPPTQPPPDVAPCPGPTGERARWWWYEPFQPPSPPARN